A stretch of the Haloplanus aerogenes genome encodes the following:
- a CDS encoding acetamidase/formamidase family protein: protein MKTLAREESGVFEFGRDMEPALHVEQGESFKIEVWDSFKEELFEHGMGEFDESDVPTMNTPPPGFDANPVSGPVYVEGVEAGDTLAVHVEEIVPERGYTTTLEESGNLAGKEGWEDCKVNRAHEVTLEPGPSGTPADGTARLELDGREWEWELNPHIGTIATAPGRTVQDPLTTQGPWGGNMDVRDLCEGSTVCLSTFTDGGQLFVGDVHASQSDSEYTGFAVETRAEVTLRVEVVDHEVPGVFRIENDDSIIHVDSARNASDPRFALDNCFEAMMNELIDEHGFSEREAYIQMSVNPNVTVRTYQFVQPGYFTFGVKLDKELLEQVSE from the coding sequence ATGAAGACGTTGGCTAGAGAAGAGTCGGGTGTCTTCGAATTCGGCAGGGACATGGAGCCGGCTCTTCACGTCGAGCAGGGAGAATCGTTCAAGATAGAAGTTTGGGATTCGTTCAAAGAGGAGTTGTTCGAACACGGCATGGGCGAGTTCGACGAGTCGGACGTGCCGACGATGAACACGCCGCCGCCGGGATTCGACGCCAATCCCGTGAGCGGGCCGGTGTACGTCGAGGGCGTCGAAGCCGGAGACACCCTCGCCGTCCACGTCGAGGAGATCGTGCCAGAACGGGGGTACACCACGACCCTCGAGGAGTCCGGCAACCTCGCCGGAAAGGAAGGGTGGGAAGACTGCAAGGTGAACCGCGCTCACGAAGTCACGCTCGAACCGGGACCCAGCGGGACGCCGGCCGACGGAACGGCACGGCTGGAACTCGACGGCCGCGAGTGGGAGTGGGAGCTCAACCCCCACATCGGGACGATTGCGACGGCACCGGGACGAACGGTGCAGGACCCGCTCACCACGCAGGGGCCGTGGGGCGGTAATATGGACGTCCGTGACCTCTGTGAAGGGAGTACCGTCTGTCTCAGCACGTTCACCGACGGCGGCCAACTGTTCGTCGGCGACGTCCACGCATCACAGAGCGACTCTGAGTACACCGGCTTCGCCGTCGAGACGCGAGCCGAGGTGACGCTGCGCGTGGAAGTCGTCGACCACGAGGTCCCTGGCGTCTTCCGTATCGAGAACGACGACTCGATCATCCACGTCGACTCCGCGAGAAACGCCAGCGACCCGCGGTTCGCCCTCGACAACTGTTTCGAAGCCATGATGAACGAACTGATAGACGAACACGGGTTCAGCGAGCGGGAGGCGTACATCCAGATGAGCGTCAATCCGAACGTCACCGTCCGGACCTACCAGTTCGTCCAGCCAGGCTACTTCACGTTCGGCGTCAAACTGGACAAGGAACTGCTGGAGCAAGTGTCCGAGTAG
- a CDS encoding class I SAM-dependent methyltransferase, with product MTDDRERWNEKYSTDEEFELPDDPIPELRRRIDTLPTGRALDVATGTGRNARFLAGEGYDVDAVDVSDEAIDRAAQAADREGVDVNWIRSDIDDFEFERDAYDVITVSFFAALDRIPDITAALAPDGVLVYEHHLRSSDDIDIGPSSDRYRYPSNHLLHACLGLTILHYEERTRLDDEGRTQAVATLVGRNSTGGAQSYPQLSE from the coding sequence GTGACCGACGACCGCGAACGCTGGAACGAGAAGTACAGCACCGACGAGGAGTTCGAGTTACCGGACGACCCAATCCCCGAACTCCGGCGGCGGATCGACACCCTGCCGACGGGCCGGGCACTCGACGTGGCCACGGGCACCGGCCGGAACGCGCGCTTTCTGGCCGGGGAGGGCTACGACGTGGACGCCGTCGACGTGTCCGACGAGGCCATCGACCGGGCCGCACAGGCGGCCGACCGCGAGGGCGTCGACGTGAACTGGATTCGGTCCGACATCGACGACTTCGAGTTCGAACGCGACGCGTACGACGTGATCACGGTGAGTTTCTTCGCCGCGCTGGATCGAATCCCCGACATCACGGCAGCACTGGCACCCGACGGCGTCCTCGTCTACGAGCATCACCTCCGGTCGAGCGACGACATCGACATCGGCCCGTCGAGCGACCGCTACCGCTACCCGTCGAACCACCTGCTCCACGCCTGTCTCGGTCTGACGATCCTCCACTACGAGGAGCGGACGCGACTCGACGACGAGGGGCGGACGCAGGCCGTCGCGACGCTGGTTGGTCGCAACTCCACGGGCGGCGCGCAGTCGTATCCGCAACTGTCCGAATGA
- a CDS encoding ABC transporter substrate-binding protein, whose amino-acid sequence MPDKGPEESAQRRRQVLKAMSVAAGTSVLAGCTGGDSGGSESGNGGSGDGKHGGSMTFALGGSPTNLSYWQSYDTVTNNLTTQIWDSLLEYSEPDMELQPALAKSWEATDDTTYVYELREGVTFHDGSEMTADDVIASAKLTLRDEAKSPLAWMFGAVDNFEKVDEYTVRVNMAEPDASFKYVPATTAWSVAPKSQIDEKGTDLAQEPVGAGPFKLDQWKSGNYVRITRHDDYWDGELPYLDEATFQIVPNGTSRITGMKNGNYGGTNDIPIDQLSVLDQIDNVELHTVTSFQTSHLVFNCMEGPFSNTDVRRAASYAIDTKAITESTVGKYGSHAYSMLPEGMMGHVKPEDLEYNGFPYDPEKAKSMLDDAGFTGSPRFETTLMTPKDTVRQKPAIAIQQYLSEVGIKVNVKKVSQSTYVDTIWGEEDFSKRPGLQMTLWASDFPSPDAIIRPLFDSEQLPPSNNWFGYQNEKVDQLLQQFKTTLDTEQRAQYAKQVNQIVVDEAPGVWIFHPDTTKAFNTKFEGYAGQIPAFVTYFSTFLRDMYIAD is encoded by the coding sequence ATGCCTGACAAAGGTCCCGAGGAATCAGCCCAGCGGCGGCGACAAGTTCTGAAAGCGATGTCGGTAGCAGCCGGTACGTCGGTACTGGCCGGTTGTACCGGCGGCGATAGCGGTGGCTCCGAATCCGGAAACGGCGGGTCAGGGGACGGCAAGCATGGCGGGAGCATGACGTTCGCGCTCGGTGGGTCGCCCACGAACCTCTCGTACTGGCAGTCCTACGACACAGTCACCAACAACCTCACGACACAGATTTGGGACAGCCTGCTCGAGTACAGCGAACCGGATATGGAGCTTCAGCCGGCGCTCGCCAAGAGCTGGGAAGCCACGGACGACACGACGTACGTGTACGAACTTCGTGAAGGTGTGACCTTCCACGACGGAAGCGAAATGACCGCAGACGACGTCATCGCGAGCGCGAAGCTCACCCTCCGGGACGAGGCGAAGTCCCCGCTCGCGTGGATGTTCGGCGCCGTCGACAACTTCGAGAAGGTCGACGAGTACACCGTCCGGGTAAACATGGCCGAGCCGGACGCATCCTTCAAATACGTCCCGGCGACGACGGCGTGGTCCGTCGCACCGAAATCCCAAATCGATGAGAAAGGGACGGACCTCGCGCAGGAGCCCGTCGGTGCCGGACCGTTCAAACTCGACCAGTGGAAGAGCGGAAACTACGTGCGAATCACCCGCCACGACGACTACTGGGACGGCGAACTCCCATACCTCGACGAGGCGACGTTCCAAATCGTCCCCAACGGAACCTCGCGTATCACCGGGATGAAAAACGGAAACTACGGCGGGACGAACGACATTCCCATCGACCAGCTGTCGGTCCTCGATCAGATCGACAACGTCGAACTCCACACGGTGACGTCCTTCCAGACGAGCCATCTCGTGTTCAACTGCATGGAGGGGCCGTTCAGCAACACCGACGTGCGACGGGCGGCGAGTTACGCGATCGACACGAAGGCCATCACCGAGAGCACCGTCGGCAAGTACGGCTCCCACGCCTACAGCATGCTCCCGGAAGGGATGATGGGGCACGTCAAGCCCGAGGATCTAGAGTACAACGGCTTCCCGTACGACCCGGAGAAGGCGAAGTCGATGCTCGACGACGCCGGCTTCACCGGGAGTCCTCGGTTCGAGACGACGCTGATGACGCCGAAGGACACGGTGCGCCAGAAGCCAGCCATCGCCATCCAGCAGTACCTCAGCGAAGTCGGTATCAAAGTGAACGTCAAGAAGGTGTCGCAGTCGACGTACGTCGACACCATCTGGGGCGAGGAGGACTTCAGCAAACGGCCCGGACTGCAGATGACGCTGTGGGCTTCCGACTTCCCCTCGCCGGACGCGATCATCCGACCGCTGTTCGACTCCGAACAGCTCCCACCGAGCAACAACTGGTTCGGCTACCAGAACGAGAAGGTGGACCAACTCCTCCAGCAGTTCAAGACGACACTCGACACCGAGCAGCGCGCCCAGTACGCCAAGCAGGTCAACCAAATCGTCGTCGACGAAGCCCCCGGCGTCTGGATCTTCCACCCGGACACCACGAAGGCGTTCAACACGAAGTTCGAGGGTTACGCGGGCCAGATTCCGGCGTTCGTCACGTACTTCAGCACGTTCCTGCGTGACATGTATATCGCGGACTGA
- a CDS encoding ABC transporter permease, with product MVSGQTVGYLLKRLGFGVFIVWAVTFLVFALLQLAPGSPADILLSGGVVTEEMRRTVIEQYNLNEPWYVQYGLWLKDILTGDLGYSFAQQRPVATLIADRWAITAQIVGLSMVLATILSIPTGILAGYKHGSKLDLVLTVGAIVGVSVPVFVSGVLAILVFSFHLNVLPSGGAGTGVVGRLSHIFVPSLLLGAMIGALMFRMMRAGMRDVLEKDYMETCTAMGLPKRKIVIKHAAINALAPVLTVSGLWIGFLIVYSMVVEYVFGMGGLGRLIIHAVEAQDAPVVLAGTIITAVVFVVSNIVVDVLYTKIDPRVVIGGQN from the coding sequence ATGGTATCGGGACAAACGGTTGGATACCTGCTCAAACGCCTCGGGTTCGGCGTGTTCATCGTCTGGGCGGTAACGTTCCTCGTCTTCGCCCTGTTGCAACTCGCCCCGGGGTCGCCGGCCGACATACTGCTGTCCGGCGGCGTCGTCACCGAGGAGATGCGTCGCACGGTTATCGAGCAGTACAACCTCAACGAACCGTGGTACGTGCAGTACGGACTGTGGCTGAAAGACATCCTTACCGGTGATCTGGGCTACTCGTTCGCCCAGCAGCGCCCCGTGGCGACGCTCATCGCCGACCGCTGGGCGATCACGGCACAGATCGTCGGGCTGAGTATGGTGCTGGCGACGATCCTGTCCATCCCGACGGGCATCCTCGCGGGCTACAAACACGGCTCGAAGCTGGACCTGGTGCTGACCGTCGGCGCCATCGTCGGCGTCAGCGTCCCGGTGTTCGTCAGCGGCGTGCTGGCGATTCTCGTCTTCTCGTTCCACCTGAACGTGTTGCCCTCCGGCGGCGCCGGAACCGGTGTCGTCGGGCGGCTCAGTCACATCTTCGTTCCCTCGCTCCTGCTCGGAGCGATGATCGGCGCGCTCATGTTCCGGATGATGCGCGCAGGAATGCGGGACGTACTGGAGAAAGATTACATGGAAACCTGTACCGCGATGGGGCTGCCGAAGCGGAAAATCGTCATCAAACACGCGGCAATCAACGCTCTCGCACCCGTCCTGACGGTGTCGGGGCTGTGGATCGGCTTCCTCATCGTCTACTCGATGGTGGTCGAGTACGTGTTCGGAATGGGCGGACTCGGCCGCTTGATTATTCACGCCGTCGAAGCACAGGACGCCCCCGTCGTGTTGGCGGGGACCATAATCACGGCGGTGGTGTTCGTCGTCTCGAACATCGTCGTCGACGTACTATACACCAAGATCGACCCACGGGTCGTCATCGGAGGGCAGAACTGA
- a CDS encoding ABC transporter permease gives MSQESADFSASRKTGRSRVLAGAARGWRIIRSNHLATAGFLIVLGLVFVAIFAPFLAPYDPSAQDLDSTLAPPSADHPLGTDNTGRDILSRIIFGTRYALAIALVVVTLETLIGVSLGLIAGYYKGRVDETVMRGLDVLVSIPPLLLAMVIVTTFGINIWNAMLAIGIVYIPMMSRTVRSSALSIREETYVQAAEGLGYDSKRVMLKHILPNAVPPIVVLGTTDVAYALIDVATLSFLGLGIQPPKPSWGAMANAAQEYILVTPWPIVFPTIAIAIAVLGFNLLGMGLREVLLYGGDYDEVVE, from the coding sequence ATGAGTCAGGAATCGGCGGACTTCTCGGCGTCCAGAAAGACCGGACGCTCGCGTGTCCTCGCCGGCGCCGCCAGAGGCTGGCGTATCATCCGGTCGAACCACCTGGCCACCGCAGGCTTCCTGATAGTCCTCGGGCTCGTGTTCGTGGCCATCTTCGCCCCGTTCCTCGCGCCGTACGATCCGAGCGCACAGGACCTCGACAGCACTCTCGCACCCCCCAGCGCAGACCACCCGCTGGGAACGGACAACACCGGGCGGGACATCCTCTCTCGAATCATCTTCGGGACGCGGTACGCCCTCGCCATCGCGCTGGTGGTCGTCACCCTCGAAACGCTCATCGGGGTGAGTCTCGGCCTCATCGCCGGCTACTACAAGGGTCGGGTCGACGAGACGGTGATGCGCGGACTCGACGTGCTGGTGTCGATCCCACCGCTCCTGCTAGCGATGGTCATCGTCACCACGTTCGGCATCAACATCTGGAACGCGATGCTGGCCATCGGCATCGTCTACATCCCGATGATGTCGCGGACGGTCCGGTCGTCCGCGCTGTCGATTCGGGAAGAGACCTACGTGCAGGCCGCCGAGGGCCTCGGCTACGACAGCAAGCGCGTCATGCTGAAGCACATCCTCCCGAATGCCGTCCCGCCAATTGTCGTCCTCGGGACGACTGACGTGGCGTACGCGCTCATCGACGTGGCGACGCTGAGTTTCCTCGGCCTCGGCATCCAGCCACCGAAACCGTCGTGGGGAGCGATGGCCAACGCCGCACAGGAGTACATCCTCGTAACGCCGTGGCCAATCGTCTTCCCGACTATCGCCATTGCCATCGCCGTGTTGGGGTTCAATCTCCTCGGTATGGGGCTGCGTGAAGTTCTCCTCTACGGCGGGGACTACGACGAGGTGGTCGAATGA